The following nucleotide sequence is from Zingiber officinale cultivar Zhangliang chromosome 10A, Zo_v1.1, whole genome shotgun sequence.
TAATTACCTCAATCTGATTCTGTAAACATTGCACGTAGTTGATAATCTCCTCCAAGATCAGCTGTTTTCCTTTTATCTATTGAACATCACCATAAATTTTCAATCCAAAAATTTGCATTCGACAGAAATAATGGAGTTTCACGTAGATGCCTCTTAATTAATTACCCTGTCACAGCCAGGAACAAGGCTTTGCAAAATCTTCATTTTTTCACTTATCCTCTCCCTTCTTAGctgaacaaattaaaaaaaaaataaaagcagaGTTCTGAATAATTAATATTATCATCTGCGAAGATAAATAAGCATATACTAAAATAGATGTAGATTATATTGATTACCCTTTCTGCGAGGCTGTGGCTATCAGTTGCTTCCCCTCTCCTCGCTCTCACATGAATAACTCCTTTAGGGGGCTCCTCAAATTTCACTCCTTTAGCCTCTTTTCCCTTCTGTGCTCCTCCATTAACTCCTCTCTTGCTCCTTAATTTCTCACTATTCTTGCTTTCCTTTTCTTCCTGGCAAATTAAATCGAGAAATCAAACACACGATAAAGCATGAATTCCTCGAAATGCACATCTATATTTGCTTACCTTACAGGGCTTAGCAGTGATGGAGCTTCCGGTCGGTGAAGGCCCTGAGTTATCAACTTGCACTGACACTGAACTCTTGATATCGAAACTCTCGCTTGCTTCAGTCGCTGCGACATTAGCAATCTGTGATTTGGCTTCCAAAGAAAAGTAGTAATCAAAGCAATCTGAAAAAATATTTGCAGCGTCTCCATGATGCTCCCGGCCTGTAGAATTCACAATGGTATCGAGAAACGATGTCATGCTAATATTGATATGAAGATATCAAATTGCAGGCGGAGGAGAGATGGTGGTGGCTTGGTGAAGGTGCAGTGTACTGCACAATTTATAGAAGCTTTCTTTTCACTTCGATGCATGTATCTTCACACTTTGACCCGTCTTTTCAAATTTCAGTGCCTTGGTCTACTATCTTTCTCTCTTTCCTCTCCCCTTCTGTCTCCCAGTGTTGTCAAAATCTCGTGTTTATATAAAATT
It contains:
- the LOC122027992 gene encoding transcription factor bHLH137-like codes for the protein MTSFLDTIVNSTGREHHGDAANIFSDCFDYYFSLEAKSQIANVAATEASESFDIKSSVSVQVDNSGPSPTGSSITAKPCKEEKESKNSEKLRSKRGVNGGAQKGKEAKGVKFEEPPKGVIHVRARRGEATDSHSLAERLRRERISEKMKILQSLVPGCDRIKGKQLILEEIINYVQCLQNQIEILSMKLVSMSSLTGIDLDSPMDQAEAIPGPVPNDYQMMEQYLEPCLLAPEHGPNLLSSQDGISLLMEGLNQTQGSPNHEEFNYLIN